Proteins co-encoded in one Polynucleobacter sp. MG-6-Vaara-E2 genomic window:
- a CDS encoding fumarylacetoacetate hydrolase family protein, producing MSSNKNISRRSALKMSLGAAALTTASVSGQAHTSTIKTPFVVGQTYVPIAGSIQEFPVRRIYCIGRNYAAHAREMGSDPNREPPFFFQKPTDAIQFVAPNKVVDHPYPTLTKNYHYEVELVAAIGKGGKNISVEKALDHVYGYALGLDMTRRDLQRFMGDQKKPWEIGKSFDYSAPIGPIFPVTQIGHFPNGKIALSVNGVTKQSADLSQMIWSVAEQIAKLSEANELFPGDIIYSGTPENVGPVVKGDVIRCTIDRLPDLVIKVV from the coding sequence ATGAGTAGCAATAAAAATATAAGTCGTCGCAGCGCCCTGAAAATGAGCCTTGGTGCCGCTGCTTTAACCACGGCCTCTGTTTCTGGGCAGGCGCATACCTCCACCATTAAGACCCCTTTCGTAGTTGGACAAACCTATGTCCCTATCGCTGGAAGTATCCAGGAATTTCCAGTAAGAAGAATCTACTGCATTGGTCGAAATTATGCTGCTCACGCTAGAGAGATGGGTTCTGATCCCAACCGAGAGCCACCATTTTTTTTCCAAAAGCCAACTGATGCTATCCAGTTTGTAGCTCCCAATAAAGTGGTTGATCATCCTTACCCAACATTGACCAAAAACTATCACTATGAGGTTGAGTTAGTCGCTGCAATTGGTAAAGGTGGCAAGAATATTTCCGTAGAAAAGGCTCTAGATCATGTTTATGGTTATGCATTGGGTCTGGACATGACCAGAAGGGATCTACAGCGTTTCATGGGAGATCAAAAAAAGCCTTGGGAAATTGGCAAGTCTTTTGATTACTCGGCGCCAATTGGACCGATATTTCCCGTGACTCAAATTGGACATTTCCCAAATGGAAAAATTGCGCTATCAGTCAATGGTGTGACTAAGCAAAGCGCCGATTTAAGTCAAATGATTTGGTCGGTGGCAGAACAGATTGCAAAGCTATCTGAAGCTAATGAACTCTTTCCTGGAGATATTATTTATTCAGGAACTCCAGAAAATGTCGGACCTGTAGTGAAAGGGGATGTCATTCGTTGCACAATTGACCGACTCCCTGATTTGGTTATCAAAGTGGTTTAA
- a CDS encoding rhodanese homology domain-containing protein, with translation MSISTKNYSFVRNKLLNKEEIAFLDVREEDPHAREHPLFAANLPLSRIEIDAYGKLPKKDVPIVTLDDGEGYAELAAQRLIALGFSDVSVFKGGVKGWKAAGGEVFKDVNVPSKSFGELVESKRHTPSLSAQEVKQLIDNKEDVVVVDVRRFDEYNTMSIPTGISVPGAELVLRLPELAPNPKTKVIVNCAGRTRSIIGTQSLINAGIPNEVNALRNGTIGWTLAGQDLDKGQTRKFKEVSEGTTNEAAQRARSVADRAGVKRASLTDAAKWQSQSERTTYFFDTRTLEEYEAGHLPGFRSVPGGQLVQETEMVAPVRGARIVLVDPSGGSVRANMPASWLAQMAWEVYVLDDVKVSDLTEKGPWKTPLPTLPQVTTVDAITLSNWLKSDSNTIAVDFSTHAHYVKGHIPGSWYALRSQLSEALQKIPKVDRYVLTSTPTELSLFIAQEFQALTKAEVLVLQGGNTAWTNAGLGLEKGPTHLASPPLDRYKRPYEGTSVDPAAMQAYLDWEFGLVEQLGKDGTHHFWVL, from the coding sequence ATGAGCATTTCGACTAAAAACTATTCTTTCGTACGTAACAAACTTTTGAATAAAGAGGAGATTGCTTTTTTAGATGTGCGAGAAGAAGACCCTCATGCTCGTGAGCATCCTCTATTTGCCGCCAATCTTCCGCTTTCCAGGATCGAAATTGATGCTTACGGAAAGCTACCCAAGAAAGACGTTCCCATAGTGACCTTAGATGATGGTGAGGGTTATGCCGAACTGGCTGCCCAACGTTTGATTGCTCTTGGCTTTAGTGATGTATCGGTATTTAAAGGTGGCGTTAAGGGGTGGAAGGCTGCTGGTGGAGAAGTATTTAAAGATGTGAATGTCCCGAGTAAGTCGTTTGGTGAGTTGGTTGAATCTAAGCGCCATACCCCCTCTCTATCCGCTCAAGAAGTAAAACAGTTGATCGATAATAAAGAGGATGTCGTCGTCGTGGATGTGCGTCGCTTTGATGAATACAACACGATGAGTATTCCAACCGGAATTAGCGTCCCAGGCGCTGAGTTAGTCCTGCGCTTACCGGAGTTAGCACCCAATCCAAAAACTAAGGTGATCGTCAATTGCGCTGGCAGAACTCGTAGCATTATTGGCACGCAATCGTTAATTAACGCCGGCATTCCTAATGAAGTGAATGCGCTGCGTAATGGCACGATTGGCTGGACTCTTGCAGGTCAAGATCTAGATAAAGGTCAGACCCGTAAATTTAAGGAGGTTAGCGAAGGCACTACCAACGAAGCAGCGCAACGCGCCCGAAGTGTTGCAGATCGTGCTGGCGTAAAACGCGCCTCTCTCACGGATGCAGCCAAATGGCAATCTCAGAGTGAGCGTACAACTTACTTCTTTGATACTCGTACTCTTGAAGAGTATGAAGCGGGACATCTTCCAGGTTTTCGCTCTGTCCCAGGCGGACAATTGGTTCAAGAAACTGAAATGGTGGCGCCCGTTCGTGGCGCTCGCATCGTTTTGGTTGACCCAAGCGGTGGCAGCGTGCGCGCGAATATGCCCGCTTCTTGGTTAGCCCAAATGGCTTGGGAAGTCTATGTTCTTGATGATGTCAAAGTCTCAGACCTTACTGAAAAAGGACCGTGGAAGACGCCCCTACCAACACTGCCTCAAGTCACAACAGTGGATGCTATTACTCTCTCGAACTGGTTGAAGTCCGATAGCAACACGATCGCAGTAGATTTCAGTACCCACGCTCATTATGTAAAGGGTCATATTCCTGGAAGTTGGTATGCCCTGCGCTCACAACTATCTGAAGCTCTTCAAAAAATCCCCAAAGTCGATCGCTATGTATTAACAAGCACTCCTACTGAATTAAGCCTTTTTATTGCTCAAGAATTTCAGGCGCTGACTAAAGCTGAAGTATTGGTTCTGCAGGGTGGCAATACCGCGTGGACTAACGCTGGCTTAGGGCTTGAAAAAGGTCCGACGCATTTAGCTTCTCCACCGCTTGATCGCTACAAGCGACCATACGAAGGAACAAGCGTAGACCCCGCAGCGATGCAGGCCTACTTGGATTGGGAGTTCGGTTTAGTAGAACAGCTGGGCAAAGATGGAACCCATCATTTCTGGGTTCTTTAG
- a CDS encoding tripartite tricarboxylate transporter substrate binding protein yields the protein MRRNIPFLLLASLLSLLSLTAGAQNNAWPAPNKPITFINPFPPGGAVDAFGRPLAKQLSVQLNDSIVVDNRGGAGGTLGAAVAAKMAPDGYTWLLGAVHHSIAPSMYPNLSYDITKDFEPIAIIGSVPHVIVVNPTKFPKNDLKSIIAEIRKYPGKYNYASTGNGTSQHLTGELFKMQNKLFITHIPYRGTGPALQDVVAGQVDMMFDTLAGAAPFIKSGQLIAVAVASNQRSSAFPNVPTAQELGISNFVVSSWYAMWAIKGTSKEIVDKMSAEVQIALASPDIKERWAGMGATVPKMTRPELANYINQEIVRWNEVVKKSGAKLD from the coding sequence ATGCGCAGAAATATCCCCTTTTTATTGCTTGCCAGCCTACTTTCCCTGCTTTCGTTAACGGCGGGGGCTCAAAATAACGCTTGGCCGGCCCCCAATAAGCCGATTACTTTTATTAACCCCTTCCCCCCTGGCGGAGCTGTCGATGCTTTTGGTCGCCCTTTAGCCAAGCAACTGTCAGTTCAGCTCAATGACTCGATCGTGGTTGATAACCGGGGTGGGGCAGGTGGCACTCTCGGTGCTGCAGTTGCAGCAAAAATGGCGCCCGATGGATATACCTGGTTACTTGGTGCAGTGCACCACTCCATTGCGCCAAGCATGTATCCCAATCTGTCCTATGACATCACAAAAGACTTTGAGCCGATTGCCATCATTGGTAGCGTTCCTCATGTCATCGTAGTGAACCCAACAAAGTTTCCAAAAAATGATTTGAAATCCATCATTGCAGAAATTCGGAAATATCCCGGCAAGTACAACTATGCATCTACTGGTAATGGCACATCGCAACACTTAACTGGTGAGCTATTTAAGATGCAAAACAAATTATTCATTACTCACATACCCTATCGTGGCACCGGCCCTGCATTACAAGATGTTGTTGCGGGACAGGTCGATATGATGTTTGATACTCTTGCAGGTGCCGCTCCATTTATTAAAAGCGGTCAGCTCATTGCAGTAGCCGTTGCCAGCAATCAACGTAGCTCAGCCTTTCCTAACGTTCCAACGGCCCAAGAATTAGGTATTAGCAACTTTGTGGTTTCGAGCTGGTATGCGATGTGGGCCATTAAAGGCACTTCCAAGGAGATTGTCGATAAGATGAGTGCTGAAGTGCAAATAGCCCTCGCTTCACCAGATATTAAAGAGCGCTGGGCCGGCATGGGTGCTACCGTTCCCAAGATGACTCGCCCTGAGCTAGCAAACTATATTAATCAAGAGATTGTGCGCTGGAATGAAGTAGTGAAAAAATCTGGCGCTAAATTAGACTAA
- a CDS encoding DUF1330 domain-containing protein yields MAVKVIGLIELTDQGAFEQYRNQVGKTVELYKGTIAHRGVVTEMFWNELSCQPFSAFVELHFPSKEDAHAWAHSSEYQSLVAIRNQAMTLTLFGVEI; encoded by the coding sequence ATGGCAGTCAAAGTGATTGGATTAATCGAACTCACTGATCAAGGGGCGTTTGAGCAATATCGCAATCAAGTAGGCAAAACGGTAGAGCTATACAAAGGAACTATTGCGCACCGTGGCGTGGTTACCGAAATGTTTTGGAATGAATTGTCATGCCAACCCTTTAGCGCGTTTGTGGAATTGCATTTCCCTAGCAAGGAAGATGCGCATGCCTGGGCTCACAGCTCAGAATATCAATCCCTGGTGGCCATTCGCAATCAAGCCATGACACTGACTTTGTTTGGAGTAGAGATCTAA
- a CDS encoding cupin: MNLEQFLQSLKEAGYPDPVEVQQPPNGHLGNHTHPFGVQALVIEGFIEIEIAGKINQYAAGDVFQLGFEQLHAEHYGPQGVKYLASRKIKSSGAI, encoded by the coding sequence ATGAATCTAGAACAATTTTTGCAAAGCCTCAAGGAGGCGGGATATCCCGATCCTGTAGAAGTCCAGCAGCCACCCAATGGCCATTTGGGTAATCACACCCATCCATTTGGAGTGCAAGCTTTAGTTATTGAGGGCTTTATTGAGATTGAGATTGCTGGCAAGATCAATCAATATGCTGCGGGTGACGTATTTCAGCTTGGCTTCGAGCAATTGCATGCTGAGCACTATGGGCCGCAAGGGGTGAAGTATTTGGCATCTCGAAAAATTAAATCATCAGGGGCAATATGA
- the mmsB gene encoding 3-hydroxyisobutyrate dehydrogenase yields MNIGFIGLGNMGLPMAINLLKSGHHVTGFDLVQTQLDAFAQAGGQVATSANAATKDVDVLITMLPASKHVEGLYLGNAGLLANANPKTILIDCSTISPKVAQSVASAAKTKGFSMVDAPVSGGTAGAQAGTLTFMVGGETSVVECIRPILEKMGKNIFHAGVSGAGQTVKVCNNMLLGIQMLGTCEALHLGIANGLDPKVLSDIMSKSSGRNWALELYNPCPGVIESVPSSKGYAGGFGVDLMLKDMGLATENAEALKASVPLGKLAQQLYEAHSKAGNGQLDFSSVFNLKK; encoded by the coding sequence ATGAATATCGGATTTATTGGCTTAGGAAACATGGGGCTGCCTATGGCAATCAATTTATTGAAATCAGGGCATCACGTTACTGGATTTGATTTAGTCCAAACTCAATTAGATGCTTTTGCACAAGCTGGCGGCCAGGTAGCCACTAGTGCTAATGCTGCTACAAAAGATGTGGATGTTTTAATCACCATGTTGCCGGCATCAAAACATGTAGAAGGTCTCTATTTAGGTAACGCTGGTTTATTGGCAAATGCCAACCCAAAAACGATTCTGATTGATTGCTCAACGATTTCACCAAAGGTGGCGCAGTCAGTCGCAAGTGCCGCAAAGACAAAAGGTTTTTCAATGGTCGATGCGCCAGTCTCGGGTGGAACTGCTGGTGCGCAAGCGGGCACACTAACCTTTATGGTGGGTGGTGAAACCTCTGTGGTGGAATGTATTCGCCCCATTCTGGAAAAGATGGGTAAGAATATTTTTCATGCAGGTGTTAGCGGAGCGGGGCAGACAGTTAAGGTTTGCAACAATATGCTTCTGGGTATTCAGATGCTTGGAACTTGTGAAGCTTTGCACTTGGGCATTGCAAATGGCTTAGACCCCAAGGTGCTCTCAGACATCATGTCAAAGAGTTCTGGCCGTAATTGGGCGCTAGAGTTGTACAACCCATGTCCCGGTGTTATAGAGAGCGTGCCATCCTCTAAAGGCTATGCTGGTGGCTTTGGCGTTGATCTGATGCTCAAAGATATGGGCTTAGCCACAGAAAATGCAGAAGCTTTAAAAGCGAGTGTGCCCCTGGGAAAATTAGCGCAACAACTCTATGAGGCACACAGCAAAGCCGGCAATGGTCAGCTTGATTTCTCAAGCGTCTTTAATCTCAAGAAATAA
- the selD gene encoding selenide, water dikinase SelD codes for MNTQTHNLEANEPRLTSLSHGGGCGCKIAPGVLSEILKNVPQLPFPKELLIGIETSDDAAVYQINESQAIVATTDFFMPIVDDPFDFGKIAATNAISDIYAMGGTPLFALALVGMPIKALSNKTIARILEGGTEACRSAGIPIAGGHTIDSVEPIYGLVAIGIVDPKRVKSNASAKPGDVLILGKPLGIGILSAALKKDLLGPDGYREMISNTTKLNAAGPDLAKLSGVHALTDVTGFGLAGHMLELAKGSNCTAHIDWSQVPLLSNVQNLADDGIITGASDRNWLSYGDEVGIPENFTPAQRALLTDPQTSGGLLVSCSPESVKEVLDIFNQHHFLGARVIGQMSKRQGKPLVVS; via the coding sequence ATGAATACACAAACCCACAATCTCGAAGCCAATGAACCGCGCTTGACCTCCCTTTCCCATGGTGGTGGCTGTGGCTGCAAGATTGCGCCAGGCGTTCTTTCCGAGATTCTTAAGAATGTTCCGCAGCTCCCTTTTCCCAAAGAATTGCTTATTGGTATTGAAACTTCAGACGATGCAGCTGTTTACCAAATCAATGAATCACAAGCGATTGTCGCAACGACAGATTTCTTCATGCCAATCGTCGATGACCCATTTGATTTCGGCAAGATTGCAGCAACCAATGCCATTAGCGATATTTATGCCATGGGTGGTACACCATTATTTGCACTTGCTTTGGTGGGTATGCCCATCAAGGCGCTTTCTAATAAAACGATTGCACGGATTTTAGAGGGTGGTACTGAAGCTTGTCGCAGTGCTGGCATTCCGATTGCCGGTGGTCATACGATTGATTCTGTTGAGCCAATTTATGGCTTGGTTGCTATTGGCATCGTTGATCCAAAGCGTGTGAAAAGTAATGCAAGCGCAAAACCAGGTGACGTATTGATTCTAGGTAAGCCACTAGGTATTGGCATCCTGTCAGCAGCCTTAAAAAAAGATTTACTCGGTCCTGATGGTTATCGTGAAATGATTTCCAATACAACGAAGCTCAATGCTGCAGGCCCTGATCTAGCAAAGCTTTCTGGGGTACATGCTCTAACTGATGTCACCGGCTTTGGCTTAGCTGGTCATATGTTAGAGCTAGCAAAAGGTTCCAACTGCACAGCGCATATTGACTGGAGTCAGGTACCCCTACTCTCTAATGTTCAAAACTTGGCTGATGACGGAATCATCACTGGTGCATCGGATCGTAATTGGCTCAGTTATGGAGATGAAGTTGGCATTCCGGAGAATTTCACACCAGCTCAGCGCGCTTTATTAACTGATCCCCAAACTAGTGGGGGTCTATTAGTCTCTTGTAGCCCAGAGAGTGTTAAAGAGGTCTTGGATATCTTCAATCAACATCATTTTTTAGGTGCTCGCGTGATCGGCCAAATGAGTAAACGCCAGGGCAAACCTCTCGTCGTTTCTTAA